The following are from one region of the Coffea eugenioides isolate CCC68of chromosome 2, Ceug_1.0, whole genome shotgun sequence genome:
- the LOC113762798 gene encoding probable trehalose-phosphate phosphatase 2, protein MRDNFDRLYMGFSRLFGTTARYGVGYFSRARTDKIEPHEYIEDGNPDELNAADSKYSYWLKEHPSALRAFQGIMKAAVGKQIVIFLDYDGTLTPIVDEPDRAFMSDAMRSAVGGVAKHFPTAIISGRSRNKVYQFVKLDEVYYAGSHGMDIMGPPTKLKSYEGKYHTNALDKKGDELSIFQPAKEFLPAIREILDKMKKGTSDIEGVLIEDNGFCISVHYRHVAHVDYGPLEKKVLSVLAGYPRFHLTRGKKVLEIRPSIQWNKGNALVYLLDTLGFASSSSVLPIYIGDDKTDEDAFKVLRRRGLGYPIIVSSAPRDTLALCSLQDPSEVLSFLIRLARWVSASD, encoded by the exons ATGAGGGATAATTTTGACAGGCTCTATATGGGATTCAGCAGATTGTTTGGCACGACGGCGAGGTATGGTGTAGGTTACTTCTCAAGAGCAAGAACCGATAAGATTGAACCCCACGAATACATTGAGGATGGTAACCCCGACGAACTCAATGCAGCTGATTCCAAGTACAGTTATTGGTTG AAAGAGCACCCTTCTGCATTGAGAGCATTCCAAGGGATCATGAAAGCAGCAGTGGGAAAGCAAATTGTCATTTTTTTAGATTACGACGGGACTCTAACGCCGATTGTGGATGAGCCCGACCGTGCATTTATGTCTGATGCG ATGCGTTCGGCTGTAGGGGGAGTTGCCAAGCACTTTCCGACCGCTATAATAAGTGGTAGGAGCCGCAACAAG GTATATCAATTTGTTAAGCTAGATGAGGTATACTACGCTGGGAGCCATGGGATGGACATCATGGGGCCTCCTACGAAATTGAAGTCCTATGAGGGCAAGTATCACACAAACGCCCTTGATAAGAAA GGTGATGAACTATCCATCTTCCAACCTGCCAAGGAGTTTCTGCCTGCAATTCGGGAG ATATTAGATAAGATGAAGAAGGGAACCAGTGACATCGAAGGTGTCTTAATCGAGGATAATGGGTTCTGCATTTCTGTTCACTACCGACATGTTGCCCACGTT GATTATGGTCCATTAGAAAAGAAGGTTCTGTCGGTACTTGCAGGGTACCCACGCTTTCATCTGACGAGAGGCAAAAAGGTTTTAGAAATCAGGCCATCGATACAGTGGAACAAAGGCAATGCACTGGTTTACTTGCTTGATACCCTTGGCTTTGCAAGTTCCAGCAGTGTTCTCCCAATTTATATTGGAGATGACAAAACTGATGAAGACGCTTTCAAG GTACTTCGACGCAGGGGACTAGGATATCCTATTATCGTCTCTTCGGCCCCAAGAGACACTCTGGCTTTATGCTCCCTGCAAGATCCTTCAGAAGTGTTATCTTTCTTAATACGTCTGGCGAGGTGGGTGTCAGCTTCTGATTAA
- the LOC113763831 gene encoding abscisic acid receptor PYL8: protein MNAAENGFSGAEREYIRKHHSHQPADNQCSSILIKRIKAPVHLVWSLVRRFDQPQKYKPFVSRCVVRGNLEIGSLREVDVKSGLPATTSTERLELLDDEEHVLSVRFIGGDHRLKNYSSIISVHPEVIEGRPGTLVIESFVVDVPEGNTNDETCYFVEAVIKCNLKSLADVSERLAVQDRSEPIDRE, encoded by the exons ATGAACGCGGCCGAGAACGGATTTAGCGGAGCCGAGAGAGAGTACATTAGGAAGCATCACAGTCATCAGCCGGCTGACAATCAATGCAGTTCCATTCTCATCAAGCGCATCAAAGCTCCCGTTCATCTC GTTTGGTCTCTGGTTAGGAGGTTTGATCAGCCCCAGAAATATAAACCATTTGTCAGCAGGTGTGTTGTACGGGGAAATCTTGAGATTGGAAGCCTTAGGGAAGTGGATGTCAAGTCAGGGCTTCCCGCCACTACCAGCACTGAGAGGTTAGAGCTTCTTGATGATGAAGAGCATGTGCTCAGTGTGAGATTCATTGGAGGTGATCATAGACTCAAG AACTATTCCTCAATTATTTCAGTCCATCCAGAAGTCATTGAGGGACGACCAGGAACCCTCGTCATTGAGTCTTTTGTTGTGGATGTGCCTGAAGGAAACACCAATGATGAGACTTGCTATTTCGTTGAAGCAGTGATCAAGTGCAATCTTAAATCACTTGCTGATGTTTCAGAGAGGCTTGCTGTGCAGGACAGGAGTGAACCCATTGATCGGGAATGA
- the LOC113763830 gene encoding ATP-dependent zinc metalloprotease FTSH 11, chloroplastic/mitochondrial isoform X1 yields the protein MTTTLQASILYKPPSLPIPSSRNVSSSSSSYKRLHHLSPLPPPPFDHHLYLLSKLYFTNHLHRYPASTSRFCRHCPLLVACAFHPDDLTDLTSSSSDKNDLYSGSEKQLLNVNTSSNESLFSSQLSSGEATGTEPAPPQATEGPPDDNASGATGVRSKLPIVVFFMGLFATARKGLEKLMLPAWFSWWPFWRQEKRLERLIAEADSNPKDAAKQSALLAELNKHSPESVIRRFEQRDHAVDSRGVAEYIRALVATNAIADYLPDEQSGKPSSLPSLLQELKQRASGNMDEPFLSPGISDKQPLHVVMVDPKVSNRSSRFAQELISTILFTIAVGLVWLMGAAALQKYIGSLGGIGTSGVGSSSSYAPKELNKEVMPEKNVKTFKDVKGCDDAKQELEEVVEYLKSPSKFTRLGGKLPKGILLTGAPGTGKTLLAKAIAGEAGVPFFYRAGSEFEEMFVGVGARRVRSLFQAAKKKAPCIIFIDEIDAVGSTRKQWEGHTKKTLHQLLVEMDGFEQNEGIIVMAATNLPDILDPALTRPGRFDRHIVVPSPDVRGRQEILELYLQDKPLADDVDVKAIARGTPGFNGADLANLVNIAAIKAAVEGAEKLTSTQLEFAKDRIIMGTERKTMYLSEESKKLTAYHESGHAIVAFNTEGAHPIHKATIMPRGSALGMVTQLPSNDETSISKKQLLARLDVCMGGRVAEELIFGQDHVTTGASSDLHTATELAQYMVSTCGMSDAIGPIHIKERPGSEMQSRIDAEVVKLLREAYDRVKALLKKHEKALHVLANALLEYETLTSEQIKRLLLPYGEGLLTDQQQQQQNEEEELVLA from the exons ATGACCACTACGCTTCAGGCTTCTATTCTCTACAAACCCCCTTCTCTCCCTATCCCCTCTAGCCGTAACGTATCTTCTTCGTCATCTTCCTATAAACGCCTCCACCATCTTAGTCCCTTACCTCCTCCTCCTTTTGATCATCATTTGTATCTACTTTCTAAACTATATTTCACTAATCATCTTCATCGTTATCCTGCTTCAACTTCTCGATTTTGCCGCCATTGTCCGTTGCTTGTCGCCTGTGCGTTTCATCCCGATGACCTTACTGACttaacttcttcttcttccgaTAAGAATGATTTGTATTCAGGTTCTGAAAAACAACTACTTAATGTTAATACTAGTAGTAATGAATCCTTATTTAGTAGTCAACTTTCTTCTGGTGAAGCTACGGGGACTGAACCGGCACCGCCTCAGGCCACCGAGGGGCCACCTGATGATAATGCCAGCGGCGCCACGGGGGTGAGGAGTAAGTTGCCAATTGTGGTGTTTTTCATGGGACTTTTTGCAACGGCGAGGAAAGGGCTCGAGAAGCTTATGTTGCCAGCCTGGTTTAGTTGGTGGCCCTTCTGGCGCCAAGAGAAGCGCCTCGAGCGCTTGATTGCAGAGGCGGACTCAAATCCCAAGGATGCAGCCAAGCAGAGTGCTTTGTTAGCCGAGCTCAATAAGCACAG CCCTGAGTCAGTTATTCGCCGTTTTGAGCAAAGAGATCATGCAGTTGATAGTAGGGGGGTTGCAGAGTACATCCGAGCTCTTGTGGCAACTAATGCCATTGCTGATTATCTTCCTGATGAGCAATCTGGAAAGCCTTCTAGTCTTCCTTCCTTG TTGCAAGAGCTGAAACAACGTGCCTCAGGCAACATGGATGAACCTTTTCTTAGCCCTGGCATATCTGATAAGCAGCCACTACATGTTGTAATG GTTGATCCTAAAGTCTCCAACAGATCATCACGTTTTGCACAAGAGCTTATCTCTACTATCTTGTTCACTATAGCTGTTGGTTTGGTGTG GTTGATGGGTGCTGCTGCGCTTCAGAAATATATTGGGAGCTTAGGTGGGATAGGAACTTCAGGTGTTGGATCTAGTTCTTCCTATGCCCCGAAAGAATTGAATAAAGAAGTAATGCCTGAAAAG aATGTTAAAACTTTCAAGGATGTTAAAGGTTGTGATGATGCTAAACAAGAGCTTGAGGAGGTTGTTGAGTACCTCAAGAGCCCCTCAAAGTTTACTCGACTAGGAGGCAAATTGCCAAAG GGAATTCTTTTAACTGGAGCACCTGGGACTGGAAAAACTTTACTGGCCAAG GCAATCGCTGGAGAAGCGGGGGTACCGTTCTTTTATAGAGCAGGCTCTGAATTTGAAGAGAT GTTTGTCGGAGTTGGTGCCCGACGTGTAAGATCCTTGTTCCAAGCAGCTAAGAAAAAG GCTCCGTGCATTATTTTTATTGATGAAATTGATGCCGTTGGATCAACTCGAAAGCAATGGGAAGGTCACACGAAGAAAACACTTCATCAACTACTTGTTGAAATGGATGGTTTTGAACAGAATGAG GGAATAATAGTGATGGCTGCCACAAACTTGCCTGATATACTTGATCCAGCTTTAACAAGACCTGGTAGATTTGATCGTCAT ATTGTTGTTCCAAGTCCAGATGTGCGGGGTCGCCAAGAGATATTGGAGCTTTACTTACAGGATAAACCATTAGCTGATGATGTTGATGTGAAAGCAATTGCTCGCGGTACACCAGGGTTCAATGGGGCAG ATCTTGCAAACTTGGTTAACATTGCTGCTATCAAGGCTGCAGTTGAAGGTGCTGAGAAGTTAACATCAACGCAGTTGGAGTTTGCTAAAGACAGGATCATCATGGGTACGGAACGGAAAACTATGTATCTGTCTGAAGAGTCAAAAAAG CTCACTGCATATCATGAGAGTGGCCATGCAATTGTTGCTTTTAATACTGAAGGTGCACATCCAATTCACAAAGCAACAATCATGCCTCGTGGATCTGCTTTGGGCATGGTTACACAGCTTCCATCAAATGATGAGACCTCAATCAGCAAGAAGCAGTTGTTAGCTCGACTTGATGTTTGTATGGGAGGAAGGGTTGCAGAAGAGCTTATCTTTGGTCAGGACCATGTTACTACTGGAGCTAGTAGTGACCTCCACACAGCTACAGAATTAGCTCAATATATG GTATCTACCTGTGGGATGAGTGATGCAATTGGACCAATCCACATCAAAGAGCGGCCGGGTTCAGAAATGCAATCACGGATTGATGCTGAA GTGGTTAAGCTCTTGAGAGAAGCTTATGATCGTGTAAAAGCACTGCTAAAAAAG CATGAGAAAGCATTGCATGTCCTAGCCAATGCACTTCTTGAGTACGAGACCTTAACTTCTGAGCAAATTAAACGGCTTCTCCTTCCATATGGTGAAGGATTGTTAACAGATcaacagcagcagcaacaaAACGAAGAAGAGGAGCTTGTTTTGGCTTAA
- the LOC113763830 gene encoding ATP-dependent zinc metalloprotease FTSH 11, chloroplastic/mitochondrial isoform X2, producing the protein MTTTLQASILYKPPSLPIPSSRNVSSSSSSYKRLHHLSPLPPPPFDHHLYLLSKLYFTNHLHRYPASTSRFCRHCPLLVACAFHPDDLTDLTSSSSDKNDLYSATGTEPAPPQATEGPPDDNASGATGVRSKLPIVVFFMGLFATARKGLEKLMLPAWFSWWPFWRQEKRLERLIAEADSNPKDAAKQSALLAELNKHSPESVIRRFEQRDHAVDSRGVAEYIRALVATNAIADYLPDEQSGKPSSLPSLLQELKQRASGNMDEPFLSPGISDKQPLHVVMVDPKVSNRSSRFAQELISTILFTIAVGLVWLMGAAALQKYIGSLGGIGTSGVGSSSSYAPKELNKEVMPEKNVKTFKDVKGCDDAKQELEEVVEYLKSPSKFTRLGGKLPKGILLTGAPGTGKTLLAKAIAGEAGVPFFYRAGSEFEEMFVGVGARRVRSLFQAAKKKAPCIIFIDEIDAVGSTRKQWEGHTKKTLHQLLVEMDGFEQNEGIIVMAATNLPDILDPALTRPGRFDRHIVVPSPDVRGRQEILELYLQDKPLADDVDVKAIARGTPGFNGADLANLVNIAAIKAAVEGAEKLTSTQLEFAKDRIIMGTERKTMYLSEESKKLTAYHESGHAIVAFNTEGAHPIHKATIMPRGSALGMVTQLPSNDETSISKKQLLARLDVCMGGRVAEELIFGQDHVTTGASSDLHTATELAQYMVSTCGMSDAIGPIHIKERPGSEMQSRIDAEVVKLLREAYDRVKALLKKHEKALHVLANALLEYETLTSEQIKRLLLPYGEGLLTDQQQQQQNEEEELVLA; encoded by the exons ATGACCACTACGCTTCAGGCTTCTATTCTCTACAAACCCCCTTCTCTCCCTATCCCCTCTAGCCGTAACGTATCTTCTTCGTCATCTTCCTATAAACGCCTCCACCATCTTAGTCCCTTACCTCCTCCTCCTTTTGATCATCATTTGTATCTACTTTCTAAACTATATTTCACTAATCATCTTCATCGTTATCCTGCTTCAACTTCTCGATTTTGCCGCCATTGTCCGTTGCTTGTCGCCTGTGCGTTTCATCCCGATGACCTTACTGACttaacttcttcttcttccgaTAAGAATGATTTGTATTCAG CTACGGGGACTGAACCGGCACCGCCTCAGGCCACCGAGGGGCCACCTGATGATAATGCCAGCGGCGCCACGGGGGTGAGGAGTAAGTTGCCAATTGTGGTGTTTTTCATGGGACTTTTTGCAACGGCGAGGAAAGGGCTCGAGAAGCTTATGTTGCCAGCCTGGTTTAGTTGGTGGCCCTTCTGGCGCCAAGAGAAGCGCCTCGAGCGCTTGATTGCAGAGGCGGACTCAAATCCCAAGGATGCAGCCAAGCAGAGTGCTTTGTTAGCCGAGCTCAATAAGCACAG CCCTGAGTCAGTTATTCGCCGTTTTGAGCAAAGAGATCATGCAGTTGATAGTAGGGGGGTTGCAGAGTACATCCGAGCTCTTGTGGCAACTAATGCCATTGCTGATTATCTTCCTGATGAGCAATCTGGAAAGCCTTCTAGTCTTCCTTCCTTG TTGCAAGAGCTGAAACAACGTGCCTCAGGCAACATGGATGAACCTTTTCTTAGCCCTGGCATATCTGATAAGCAGCCACTACATGTTGTAATG GTTGATCCTAAAGTCTCCAACAGATCATCACGTTTTGCACAAGAGCTTATCTCTACTATCTTGTTCACTATAGCTGTTGGTTTGGTGTG GTTGATGGGTGCTGCTGCGCTTCAGAAATATATTGGGAGCTTAGGTGGGATAGGAACTTCAGGTGTTGGATCTAGTTCTTCCTATGCCCCGAAAGAATTGAATAAAGAAGTAATGCCTGAAAAG aATGTTAAAACTTTCAAGGATGTTAAAGGTTGTGATGATGCTAAACAAGAGCTTGAGGAGGTTGTTGAGTACCTCAAGAGCCCCTCAAAGTTTACTCGACTAGGAGGCAAATTGCCAAAG GGAATTCTTTTAACTGGAGCACCTGGGACTGGAAAAACTTTACTGGCCAAG GCAATCGCTGGAGAAGCGGGGGTACCGTTCTTTTATAGAGCAGGCTCTGAATTTGAAGAGAT GTTTGTCGGAGTTGGTGCCCGACGTGTAAGATCCTTGTTCCAAGCAGCTAAGAAAAAG GCTCCGTGCATTATTTTTATTGATGAAATTGATGCCGTTGGATCAACTCGAAAGCAATGGGAAGGTCACACGAAGAAAACACTTCATCAACTACTTGTTGAAATGGATGGTTTTGAACAGAATGAG GGAATAATAGTGATGGCTGCCACAAACTTGCCTGATATACTTGATCCAGCTTTAACAAGACCTGGTAGATTTGATCGTCAT ATTGTTGTTCCAAGTCCAGATGTGCGGGGTCGCCAAGAGATATTGGAGCTTTACTTACAGGATAAACCATTAGCTGATGATGTTGATGTGAAAGCAATTGCTCGCGGTACACCAGGGTTCAATGGGGCAG ATCTTGCAAACTTGGTTAACATTGCTGCTATCAAGGCTGCAGTTGAAGGTGCTGAGAAGTTAACATCAACGCAGTTGGAGTTTGCTAAAGACAGGATCATCATGGGTACGGAACGGAAAACTATGTATCTGTCTGAAGAGTCAAAAAAG CTCACTGCATATCATGAGAGTGGCCATGCAATTGTTGCTTTTAATACTGAAGGTGCACATCCAATTCACAAAGCAACAATCATGCCTCGTGGATCTGCTTTGGGCATGGTTACACAGCTTCCATCAAATGATGAGACCTCAATCAGCAAGAAGCAGTTGTTAGCTCGACTTGATGTTTGTATGGGAGGAAGGGTTGCAGAAGAGCTTATCTTTGGTCAGGACCATGTTACTACTGGAGCTAGTAGTGACCTCCACACAGCTACAGAATTAGCTCAATATATG GTATCTACCTGTGGGATGAGTGATGCAATTGGACCAATCCACATCAAAGAGCGGCCGGGTTCAGAAATGCAATCACGGATTGATGCTGAA GTGGTTAAGCTCTTGAGAGAAGCTTATGATCGTGTAAAAGCACTGCTAAAAAAG CATGAGAAAGCATTGCATGTCCTAGCCAATGCACTTCTTGAGTACGAGACCTTAACTTCTGAGCAAATTAAACGGCTTCTCCTTCCATATGGTGAAGGATTGTTAACAGATcaacagcagcagcaacaaAACGAAGAAGAGGAGCTTGTTTTGGCTTAA